In Chryseobacterium gleum, a single genomic region encodes these proteins:
- a CDS encoding Lrp/AsnC family transcriptional regulator encodes MATENYIPDEKDLSILRLLQKDAKMSVRDISARINLSPTPTHERIKRMEKQGIIKEYTAVVDRKKVDKGMMVICMIALNVHNKKTAGKFIEEVGRLKEVVEFYNISGDFDFMLKILAPNMDEFHEFFVNKLSEIEGIGQTKSIFVMNSIKESAQIV; translated from the coding sequence ATGGCAACTGAAAATTATATTCCCGACGAAAAAGACCTGTCGATTCTTCGTCTGCTTCAGAAAGACGCCAAGATGAGTGTCCGTGATATTTCTGCAAGAATCAACCTGAGTCCCACGCCTACGCATGAGCGTATCAAGCGTATGGAAAAACAGGGAATCATTAAAGAATATACCGCTGTGGTAGACCGTAAAAAGGTCGATAAAGGAATGATGGTGATCTGTATGATTGCCTTAAATGTTCACAATAAAAAAACAGCAGGAAAATTTATTGAGGAAGTTGGCAGACTTAAAGAGGTGGTAGAATTTTACAACATCAGCGGAGATTTTGATTTTATGCTCAAGATCCTGGCTCCCAACATGGATGAATTCCATGAGTTTTTTGTGAACAAATTATCAGAGATTGAAGGTATCGGCCAGACCAAAAGTATTTTTGTGATGAACAGCATCAAGGAAAGTGCCCAGATTGTTTAA